tAGCTTTTGTCCTTCATTGGGTGTGTGTAGGGGGGTAGGTACAGGCATCCTGAGGAACTCTGATGGCTTCTCAGAACTGTGAGATCCTTCTTAAGGTGTTGGTCACATGTTTGAGAGAGAAACGCACTATGGGTTTGCTAACAAAGCGAACCCCACAGGGCCAATGCTTGGCACAGTAGATGGGTAGTTGTGACACTAGGGGCCACTGTAAAACAAGTTTTTCAGCACCCACTGTCTTGTGCAGTCCCTTCCATGATGACTCTTGACTTGGCCACGTAACTGGCTTGGCCAACAGGACATccccaaactatggaagcaaagTGTGAGGCATAGGATATAGACTTCAGCAAATTTCTTACCAGGAAACCTCTTCACAGCTGAAAAAGCACCGGTGCTTCTGGGTAGACCCTTAGGAAACCCCAAGCCAGTGTGTGTCCAAGGCCAGTGAGCAAACAGGTTTGCTAGGAGAGCAGGATTGTATGGAGGAAGAGTAGGGACTGGGGACAGCAGGTGGGCTAGGACCAGGCAGTGTGTTAATGGTCTTGGGATTTTTTCCTGAGGCACCAGGGAGCTGCCAAGGCAGCACAAAGCATGGTGCTCTGTGACAGGAATGTGGACAGGATTAGAAAGAGGAGAAGCTCAGTTAGGGAAATCCTTTCCTGAGCAAGGGAGAATGAGGGCCTGACCCAGTGAAGGGAGCAAAGTAAGTGGATATGAAAAACACTGAGGCAGGGGGGAATCCATAGACTCTGGGGGACATGGCGGAGGGGAAGTGAAGGGAAAGCCTGAGATGACTGAGGTCAAGTTGTGCGACTCAGGAGTCAACTATGCTGGTCACAGGAATGACAGGAAATGGCAGTGATGAATTTGATGACTTTGCCCAGCCTGGGGAAAAcacacggggcggggggagggggcagggagtgtATGCACTTCTGAGGCTCAGGAGGGCCCAGTTAGAATGCAGATGTGGGGGTCTCTACATCCTGGGGGACAGTCCGTGCAGGTGAGTGGATgggatgaaagagaaagaaggggcgGGATCGGAACCCAGGCCACCCCCAGTGACTGGTCACCAGGTCAGCGCTGCTGGGGCTAGGGTACGGTCCTAGTCCCCCTCCTTCCAGCAGGCgccaggcttctttttttttttttttttttttccccaggcctTTCTCTTGTGGCCTCGTTCTCCTGTCTCCAAGCCAGTCCGTGACCCAGTGCGGAGTCCGAGTTGGACACCACGGAGTCACCATGCACACAGCACCGATACGCAAGCCTCCGTGGAGAGACATTCAGAGCCTTTCTGGAAGTCCTCATTGAATTTTCCCCAGGAAAATCTGCCTGCACCAGACCTGGCTGATTTAACACACAATTTCAAAGGGTTTGTCAATTTGTGATGTCCACTCTTAGACACAGCTAAAGGGACTCTGCTCAGGGTCAGCTGTCTCCTTGAGGAAGGTCGAGAGAAGAGAATGACTTGTTATCTGAGGCTGGCCAGGGGAAATCTCTGCCGCTTCCAGCTTCCTAGAGCTGTGTCTCCCTCGGTCTGCTCCTTGGGGACTCTCGTCGGTAATTCGGAGTGCCACACTCTTGAAATCACTTGCAACCGCTTCTCTCTTTTTCAGATGAGACAGTCCAGAGGTGACAGAGGGACAGGTGCAGCCTGGGGTCCAGAGACTGAGACGACCCTGGGGGCCACCCCAGTCACCCATTGCTTGGCCAGCCACTTCCTGTCACACTCCATCCCTGGACAGTTCATAGTACAAATTTATTTAAGCATGTATTTATACAGAATACAAACCGTCGGGGACGCCTCCGCCCCCTCAGCCAACCAGCGCCCAGACCCAGAAGGTCCCGCCCCAGGAGTCTGAGCTGAGTTCTCAGGAGGCGGGATCTTGGCCAGGCGGAGGGGGCGTGGCCGCGGCGGGAGGCGGAGGGGGCGTGGCCGGAGCTGGGCGTGGCTTCCGGGCGCGGGGCGGAGTCGGGGCGTGGCCCGCAGCCGCGGTCAGCGCGGCCTCGCTCGGCTCCCGGCAAGGCGGAGGGAAAGGGGTCCACCGGCGTCCTACACGTAAGCGTTCTTCCCGTATTTGCCAAAGGTGCTGTCGCCTTCTTCGTCCGAGGCCGCGGGGCGCAGGCGGTCAACGAGGCCGGGGGACCGCGCCGCGGAGGCATCGTAGGGGAGCCTGGGTCAGCGGGGCCTGGGTCAGCGGAGGCGCGCCCCCCATCCCGGCCGCCCCCCATCCCGGCCGCCCCCCATctcggccgcccccgccgccgccgccccccatcccggccgccgcccccgccccccaccccggctgccGCCCCCCATCCCGGCCGCCGCCCCCCATCCCGGCCGCCGCCCCTGCCGTCCCCCATCctggccgcccccgccgccccgcccttACCTGGGGGCCGGGGTCGCGTCGGGAGCGCGGCAGCAGCCGGAGCCGAGGCAGACGCCGCCCAGGATGGCGAGAAGGGAGGCGCTCCAGCCCAGGTAGAGGGCGGGGCCCAGCTCGTACCTGGGGACAGGGACGGTGCGCGGCGGCGCTGGCTCGGGCCCGGCCGCGTCCCACCCACCCAAGGACCCCCCAGGGCGGGGCTCCCATACTCACTTGGTCCCCGGATACAAAGGGTCGAAGAATTCCCGGGTGATGTTGAAGGCGTACCAGGAGATGGCCACCATCCCGCAGAAtcctggggaaggagaggagggccacgctccagccccaggcccggcggggggggggggggggggggcggcgcaaGTCCAAGAGCAAGTTGCCGTCCCTCCCTAGGTCCTGGCCCTTCTGTCTCCTAGGGTCCCGAGGGCAGCCCCTCTTTCATGTCTAGTCTCCCAGGCTCTCCCCTGGTCCGTTCTTTATCCCCGACCTGCCTAGCGTCTTGATCAGAGCTGACTCACGTGGAATCTGCCCCATCCAAATCCTGCCCATCCTGGAAAGTCCAGCTGCCGCAGCAATTGTCTGCGAAGCTTGCCCTGATGCCTGTTGCTTCggcctccccaacccccacaccCTCCAGCCTGGGACAGGCCTTTGCCACTCAGGGCAGTGAAGGCGTGAGGCCAGTGAGACCCCTGGACTACTGTGAGACCTCCAGCCTTGGCCCTCTCCGGGGGCTCCTCCAGTAAGTCACCTGAgctttctgagcctgtttccacAGCTGGGAGGAGGCCGCGCCCACCCTACTTCGCGGGCTTGTGGTGAGGCGATGGATGCGGGTGTTTTACAGACTGAAAAGATGGCCAGTCCTACAGTATCGTTCCTCTTTGCTGTGGGTTTGCACGTACACCCCTGACTCTGACCTTCCCAGGCTGGCTGTAAGCTCTGGGGGCAGATGCTCACTCACCTTTGGGGTCCCTCTCACACCTCACTCATACCTGGCTCctagttggtgctcaataaacgTTGCTGATGGATTGATTTGTAGTCAAGAGAGTTGGTGAGCATGAGTGAGGCTggtgtgagcaggggaagagggaagactgggcagggagggcaggtgtCTGTCACGGGGAAGGTGAGACACGCACTGGGAGTGGCAAGCTGGAGAGGACAGGGAATCCCGGGaagcccccccccacacacacacacacacaacgcaGGGCACACCCACCACCTTCCCCCCGTTACCAGCCAGTATGTGTAGGACCCCTGCGGTGGCCGCCAGCTTGGCCTTCCTGGAGAGCTCCATGCCCCCAATGTTTATGCAGCGCAGCCCCACCATGCCTAGGAAGAGGCCCAGGAAGCCCAGGAAGATGGCGGTGATCATGAGCGCCCGGCAGGCCTGGAGGTACCCTGGGGAGGTGGGGCGCAGCCATGGGTCCCTAAGCTGGCCCCTTCCCGCtccaccactaaaccagcccctTACATACAACCAGCCCCTGTTTGGGTCTTAGCCCATAAAGGCCCTCAagtcctctccttccccttcaggCCCTATTTGGCTGATGGGGTCTCCTTCCCAGGACCTCACCTCAGCCTCAAGGAATCTCAACCCTTGCTCCCCCTGCACCTGGCTTTGGGGCGCTTCATGATGGGTTTTCTCCCTGACACTGCTGACACTTTGGCCAGATGATGCTCTGTTCTGGGGGGTCATCTGTGCATTGTGGGAcgttcagcagcatccctggcttctattCATGAGGTGTCAGCAACAATCTGCCCCAAGAGGGACAATCAAAATGCTTAGACACTATCAAATGATCCCTGAGGGACAAAATCACCCCCAGCTGATAACACTGCTCTGTTAGGTCGCCACCACGCTCTGTTGTGAATTACAGAAATTGCACTCAAGCGCCCCAGCCCCTTGCCcacatctgcttctctctgggtcccacctggtgcctggcacagccCTGGGCAGCCTGAACTGAGCTTTCTCCCGAAGCAACCAGCAGGGGGCAGCACTGGCCCATGAGTCACAGGATGAAGGCCATTTCTGATCTGCAAAGTGGGATACCTGGGCGCAGGAACAATCCAAGCCCGTCTAGTTCATGTTATGTTTGGTGCCTCAGATTCCCCTTTGTCAAAGCTGAAGGAAACAGCCAGCTTCGTTCCTggtccccttcccccttctctgtCTTTGATAGTTGCCAAGCACTCCAAGGACCTTGCTCCCCTTCCCGGGTGGGGCCGCGCCACGGTGCTAAAGGAGAGGCTGGGTCCCTGCCAGGAAGATGTGAAGTGGCCCGGGGCTGGCGGTTGGGAGGAGGGACAAAGTTCCCTGGAGCGCGTTCTCACTCCCAGCCACTCCCTCTGGAGTTCCcgccctctcccctgcctcctctaCACACACATTCATCCACGCCACTCTACCCACGACTCTACCCGGGGCTGACCAGCTCTGGGTCCCCAGGCAGCCAGGGTAGACAAGGGAGAGATTATTGATGGGCCCCCAGGGAGCAAGGGCTGGGcatgattaaaaaatgagagtCAGGACCCCCTTCAGGACCAGAATCACCCTGGAAGTGTCGGCTACCTGGGTTCCAGCCCCCCTACCACCTGTGGGACTCTGGGCGGGTTAACGCTCGTCCTTGCGGCTTTCCAGTAAGACGAGGCCGCTAACCCTGGCACAACCAGGCTATCGTAGACAGCACTGAGGGAGGAACCCAGCACCATGGCTGGGACCCGGATGACCCCCCATACGGGGCAGCATCCCCCCCCCCTTCGCCTCAAGAATGCTCCTACCGCTCCGTCAGCAGTTCCAAGCGGGGCCCTTCTCTGGCGGACAGGCTCACAGCAAAGGCCCCTCCTCAAACCACGGGGTAGGTGAGGGTGGGTGAGGGTGGGTGAGGGTGGGTGAGGAGGGAAGGGCTGTGGCTGCTGGGCTGGCTGCCTCCCAGGCCCCCTCTGGCCACCCAGCCTTCTGTGCTTCTGGCCTAGACGGTACTCAGCTTTATAGGGAGCTTTGGGGGGCACCTGCCTTAAGTCCTGGGAAGAGGGATGAAGGCATGACGCCCCCACTGCTGTCTCAGGAGATTCTGGGAACAGTGGGGGCCCAGAGACCCACACAGATCCCCTAACTTCTCAGAGCATCTCTGGCATTCCTGGGGGATTTCCAAACCCAGTGTTGGCGTTAGTTCTGTCCATACCCTGCACCTGCAGTACGGGACGAGAGCAAGATGGCTCTGATCTTCCCCTCTCGCTGTGGGGCTTGGGGCGGAAGGGGGACCCCCCTGGGGCATGCTGGTGGCTACTCCTAGGGTGAGCGGGAAGCAGGAAGATGCTACCACCACCAGGGGGAACCTTTCTGGGTCAAAAGAGCTGTAGGCTCCAGCCGCTTCAAAATACTACAAAAATACACTGCCTGAGAACACCAAACACACGCACAGCACACACCCCTACCTGCTTCCAGTGGATGCTGAGCTGCAGGGAGACTCCCTTTAAAAGGGCCCTTTAGAACTCACCATGGCAGTGGGACGGGTGCCCCCGCCAGAGCCTGAGGCTCTTAAGTGTCTCAGCCCCAAGAACCCAAGACAGGGCACCCTCTGCATCCCACAAACCCCTGCATTCCCACCCCAGCGCTAAGATGCTGAAATCAGTCGTGTTTGTACTAGGCTAACACAACATGCTAACGTTCCGTATGTTTTATCCCAACACATAACCGTCCCCTGAGCCAGTGCTGTTACTCGGATTCTACAGGTGGGAAAAATGAAGCTCATTTTATCAcctgcctggggcacagagctAGCAAAGTGCACCCATCAGGCTGACCCTGGTGCCTGCACTTGTAACCACTAGGTGTGTCACATTAGGGCAGGGGGACACGTGGGATGAGGTCCCTACTGCAGTTCCAGAAAGGGGGCTGCCCCCAGCACTCCCAAGCACCTCCCAGCTTGATCTAGGCCTCCCTTACTAGTACAGTGCCCAAAGCCCGACCATGGGCAGCACCCACCCTCCCCAGgggtctctccctcccccagcctcctgccaccCTCTACCCCCTGGAGCTCTCCCCATCCCATACCAGAGAGAGCCAGCAAGGACGGAAACTCCCGGCAGCTGTAGACTCCTAGGGAGTCGGTGGCACAGCTAAACCAGAGGTTCTCGAagatggtgttggtggtgatgacGCTCCCGTGCACGGTGGACACTCGCCAGTAGCTGTTTGGCAGGGTCACCCCCAGCATCAGCAACCCCAGGGCTGCCATGAAGAAGCCGAAGGTCTCCACAGCCACCGACATGGTGGGATGCAGGGCCCtgggggggcgcctggggccccagagaaggggaggggctgAGCCCCAGGGGAACTTGAGAAGCTTCGGCTAAGCTGGACTGCTCAGGCAAGCTGGAGAGAAAGGGGGGCCAGCGGCAGTCTGGGCTTCAGGTCTATCTCTTGGTTTCTGGCCCCGgccctctctctggctctttgCTTCCCGGAAGGTCCGGGCAGAGGAATGAGCCTAGAGCACCAGGCAGCTGTTGACGAAGAGATGGAGGGAATAAACGAAACGGGCCAAAagtccaccccctcccccagcctctgggcTGCTCTGGGCTCCCCGCCCCAGGAGGGGGGCGGAGAGGACTTCTGGGAGTGACTAACGGATATGGCCAAGGAGGGGCCCCCATGGGAGGCGGTGGGAGCCAAGGGGAAGCATGTCTGACTCAGCTTTCATCGGGGGCCAGAACATGGGAGAAGAGGGtgacggagaggcagagacagagtgcCCACAGACAGACCTCTGGTAGGGCAGCAGCTGAGGAGCAGAGCCACCCTCCCAGATGTTGGTGAGAAGAGtttaagaaatgcaaaagatggggacacctgggtggctcagcgattgagcgtctgtctgccttcggctcagggcatgatcctggggtcccacatcgggctccctgcatggagccagtttctccctctgcctatgtcactgcctctctctttcatgaataaataaaatctaaaaagaaaaaagaaacacaaaagacccaGGGTTTCCTTCCTCCAAGGAAGATGATGGTTGGATAAGGGAACAGGGTATCTGGGAGAAACCCACTGCCCTGGAGTCCAACCAACCCAGAATCAAACCAGACCCACCATTTACCAGGGACCCAGGCGTGCAGTCAGCCCTGTGCTGAGATTGTTTCTGCTTCTGTGAGCTAGAACCAGCTTCCTCGCCTGTGACCCCAGATCAAAAGCTCCTGCAAGTTGAAACGCTCCCTCCTCGGTGACCACCCCGGGTCCGGGTACTGCAGGCCTGGGCTGAGGCCACCAGTGGGTTGCTTCCCCGCTTGTTGTGCTGATCTTTGACTCTCGGCACCGAGCTTGATCTTACTGCCAAGGGCCACTGAGGAGGATAAACCACAAGCCCAGAATGTGATCCTATGGGTAATCTAAGCTGCTCGGTTATCAGAACTGTCATCAGCTCTATTAATTATGATGGATTCAAAACCTCCGGGTCCCCACCCCAAGCCAAGGCTAAGCACCTGTCCCGGTGTGGACAGTATCATTTCCTACCCCTAGGCCAAGCCAGGGCAGCTCTGCTCTCCTGCAAGCACAGCAGCGGCTCAGTCTCCAGGGACAGGGGACGGAGGCTACCCCCAGGCAGCACCACATCACTCGGCCAAGTGTATTCCCCCACCCCATGGCCCCCCTCTCGGTGTCAGGCTCCCCTGAGCTCCCCTCAGGTGCCTCCTCAATCCCTCCAGGCTAGGCTGGCTTGGCTGTGGAACGAGAGGTATGCAGTGAAGCAAGACAGGCCCACGCTGAGCCTGGCACGAGGCGGGTGTGGGGCCAAGCAGGCTGGGTGGGGACTGGGTCCCGACCTTCCATCTCTGAGCCTACAGCTGGGATGTCCTAAGTTCGTAAACTTTTCTCCAGAACTCTGATGACCCCATGCCAAATGCCTATTCCTGCCTCTGGGCAGCAGCCCCTCCCCTAAGGGGACAGGGGTGGGAGTTGGGTGGTGGGGAGGATAGagggggggacagggagggggccACAGGAAGACAAAAGGAGGGAAGGGCGGAGGTTTTGGCGGAAATGGAGTGGGGGCCCCCCTGGTGTGGAAAAGTCCACGTGCTGAGATGCAGCTGTGTGGGTCAAAGGAGACGGACACATAAATCCTGGCCTGTTCCCTCCACTCTGCCCTCCCGCCTCCACTCACTGCTCTTTCCTGGGATTCAAGCACCATTCGAGGCCTCATCCCTGTCTCGGTGCTGCCAGctttggaggtggggggtgggaagaggaaggaagggtgtGGGGTCTGGGCAGCTTGGCAGACAAAGACGAAGCCCACACCAGCCACAGCAGGCAAGAAAGGACCCCGGGGCACCCCCACCCTTAGGCCTAGTGGAGCCCGCCCCTTCCTCAACACAGAAACAGCAGTTCCCAAGCCAAGGCCCAGTTTTATTTACACTCATTCC
This genomic window from Canis aureus isolate CA01 chromosome 8, VMU_Caureus_v.1.0, whole genome shotgun sequence contains:
- the CLDN15 gene encoding claudin-15 isoform X2 — translated: MSVAVETFGFFMAALGLLMLGVTLPNSYWRVSTVHGSVITTNTIFENLWFSCATDSLGVYSCREFPSLLALSGYLQACRALMITAIFLGFLGLFLGMVGLRCINIGGMELSRKAKLAATAGVLHILAGFCGMVAISWYAFNITREFFDPLYPGTKYELGPALYLGWSASLLAILGGVCLGSGCCRAPDATPAPRLPYDASAARSPGLVDRLRPAASDEEGDSTFGKYGKNAYV
- the CLDN15 gene encoding claudin-15 isoform X3 — protein: MSVAVETFGFFMAALGLLMLGVTLPNSYWRVSTVHGSVITTNTIFENLWFSCATDSLGVYSCREFPSLLALSGMVGLRCINIGGMELSRKAKLAATAGVLHILAGFCGMVAISWYAFNITREFFDPLYPGTKYELGPALYLGWSASLLAILGGVCLGSGCCRAPDATPAPRLPYDASAARSPGLVDRLRPAASDEEGDSTFGKYGKNAYV
- the CLDN15 gene encoding claudin-15 isoform X1 yields the protein MSVAVETFGFFMAALGLLMLGVTLPNSYWRVSTVHGSVITTNTIFENLWFSCATDSLGVYSCREFPSLLALSDQKWPSSCDSWASAAPCWLLREKAQFRLPRAVPGTRVPPGLPGAHDHRHLPGLPGPLPRHGGAALHKHWGHGALQEGQAGGHRRGPTHTGWILRDGGHLLVRLQHHPGILRPFVSGDQVRAGPRPLPGLERLPSRHPGRRLPRLRLLPRSRRDPGPQAPLRCLRGAVPRPR